The Saprospiraceae bacterium genome includes a window with the following:
- a CDS encoding nitrous oxide reductase accessory protein NosL, with amino-acid sequence MTSLSKSSVIMLILAGICILSAVYFPIWRIELDAPQYPEGLALLIYANRLGGEVEIINGLNHYIGMKTLHAEEFIEFTVLPYIIGFFGIWAIVVGLYFKSRRSVLILLITFALFGILAMYDFWRWEYEYGHNLDPTAAIIVPGMAYQPPLIGFKQLLNFGAFSIPDLGGWMMLTGGVLIGLVYVLEAGLLNRFFKKNIKTMLWILLLVTMMSCSPDGPEPIVLHKDTCAYCKMNISEGHFAAELITKKGRVFKFDDISCLIEFKKENPDKEVKSHYVHYYPGNNELIPAETAHYIKGGTLRSPMAGNIAAFKTEAEASEHIQKLNAEKTDWNTLFKD; translated from the coding sequence ATGACATCTTTATCTAAATCATCAGTCATCATGCTGATACTGGCTGGTATTTGTATTCTTTCAGCGGTTTATTTTCCTATCTGGCGTATAGAACTGGATGCACCACAATATCCTGAAGGTCTTGCTTTGCTGATTTATGCTAATAGACTCGGTGGAGAAGTCGAAATCATCAATGGTCTGAATCACTATATCGGTATGAAAACACTGCATGCAGAGGAGTTTATTGAGTTTACAGTCCTGCCTTATATCATTGGCTTTTTTGGAATATGGGCTATTGTAGTTGGTTTGTATTTTAAAAGCAGAAGGTCAGTGTTGATTTTGTTGATTACATTCGCACTTTTTGGTATATTGGCCATGTACGACTTTTGGCGATGGGAATACGAGTATGGTCACAATCTGGATCCCACAGCTGCGATTATAGTACCGGGCATGGCATATCAGCCACCATTGATAGGATTCAAACAATTGCTCAACTTTGGGGCGTTTTCTATTCCGGACCTAGGTGGATGGATGATGTTAACTGGCGGTGTTTTAATAGGATTGGTGTATGTTTTGGAAGCCGGATTACTCAATAGATTTTTTAAAAAAAATATCAAAACTATGCTCTGGATCCTTCTTTTAGTAACTATGATGTCCTGTAGTCCTGATGGTCCAGAACCTATCGTATTACACAAAGATACTTGTGCCTACTGTAAAATGAATATATCCGAGGGCCACTTCGCTGCTGAACTTATCACCAAAAAAGGTCGCGTTTTCAAATTTGATGATATCTCTTGCCTGATCGAATTCAAAAAAGAGAACCCTGACAAAGAAGTCAAGAGCCATTATGTACACTATTATCCCGGAAACAATGAGTTGATACCAGCAGAAACTGCCCATTACATTAAAGGTGGAACACTCCGAAGTCCCATGGCTGGAAATATAGCAGCTTTTAAGACCGAAGCAGAAGCTAGTGAGCACATACAAAAACTGAATGCAGAAAAAACTGACTGGAACACTCTTTTCAAAGATTAA
- the dnaN gene encoding DNA polymerase III subunit beta translates to MRFEVSSADLLKQLNIASGAINPNPVLPIMEDYLFDVKDNVLTITSTNLETTIVTHVDVTSDEDGIIAIPAKMLLETLKALPEQPITIAVDENRGVKILSAFGVYKLSGDQADDFPTPPEEDDVETLTLPSKKIQKGILNTVFATSNDELRLAMTGVLIQIDFTKMHFVATDAHKLVKYTVGNLKTDIARSLIVPKKGLNLIKNAFSEECDVTISFNKANIFFSFGRTKIICRLIDAKYPEYNAVIPVENPFETFINRKDFLNSLKRIAIYANKSTNQVLLNLTEKSMTISAQDLDFSNEATEQLSCNYSGDPMTIGFNAKFLSEMLMVLETDEVKLLLSTPSRAGILVPTDQEADENLLMLVMPVMMGN, encoded by the coding sequence ATGAGATTTGAAGTATCATCAGCAGATTTATTAAAACAACTAAATATAGCATCCGGAGCCATCAACCCAAATCCTGTCCTTCCGATTATGGAAGACTATTTGTTTGATGTAAAGGACAATGTGCTCACCATCACATCCACCAACCTTGAAACCACCATAGTTACTCACGTAGATGTGACATCTGATGAGGATGGTATCATCGCCATACCGGCCAAAATGCTGCTTGAAACGTTAAAAGCATTGCCGGAACAACCAATCACTATCGCCGTGGACGAAAATAGAGGTGTGAAGATATTGTCAGCATTTGGAGTATATAAATTGTCTGGTGATCAGGCTGATGACTTTCCTACACCTCCTGAGGAAGATGATGTCGAGACTCTCACTTTGCCTTCAAAAAAAATACAAAAAGGCATACTAAATACTGTTTTTGCAACTAGTAATGACGAGCTCAGACTCGCTATGACAGGTGTGTTGATCCAGATTGATTTTACAAAAATGCACTTTGTAGCCACCGATGCCCACAAACTTGTAAAATATACAGTTGGCAACCTTAAAACAGATATAGCAAGATCACTGATAGTGCCCAAAAAGGGACTAAATCTGATCAAAAATGCCTTTTCTGAAGAATGTGATGTGACAATCAGCTTCAACAAGGCCAATATCTTCTTCAGCTTTGGCCGTACAAAAATCATATGCAGGTTGATAGATGCCAAGTATCCGGAGTACAATGCAGTCATTCCTGTGGAAAATCCTTTTGAAACTTTCATCAATAGAAAAGATTTCCTGAATTCCCTCAAAAGGATCGCCATTTATGCCAATAAATCGACCAATCAGGTACTGCTCAACCTTACTGAAAAGAGCATGACCATTTCTGCTCAGGATCTTGATTTTTCCAATGAAGCCACAGAACAATTGAGTTGCAACTACTCAGGCGATCCCATGACCATTGGCTTCAATGCTAAGTTTTTGAGTGAGATGCTGATGGTCCTTGAAACCGATGAAGTGAAGTTGCTGCTTTCTACCCCAAGCCGTGCCGGTATCCTCGTACCGACCGATCAGGAAGCTGATGAAAACCTTCTTATGCTGGTGATGCCGGTGATGATGGGTAACTAA
- a CDS encoding nicotinate-nucleotide adenylyltransferase codes for MTKVGLFFGSFNPVHVGHMIIANHLAEYTDLSQIWMVVSPHNPLKNKTSLANDNDRFHLVQLAIGDNTKIKASNVEFFLPTPSYTIDTLAFLKEKYPDKTFALIMGGDSLESIEKWKNAEKLLRDYEIFVYKRSDSDISKYNHLENIKVVEAPLLDISATFIRDALKNKKSIRYLVPDAVFDYLQHSQMYRKA; via the coding sequence ATGACGAAGGTTGGCTTGTTTTTTGGTTCATTCAATCCAGTACATGTTGGGCACATGATCATAGCCAACCATCTGGCAGAATATACCGACTTAAGCCAGATATGGATGGTGGTCAGTCCGCACAATCCATTGAAAAACAAAACTTCTCTGGCAAATGATAATGACAGATTTCATTTAGTGCAGCTTGCTATAGGAGACAATACCAAAATAAAAGCTTCCAATGTAGAGTTTTTTTTGCCGACGCCTTCATATACTATTGATACCCTTGCTTTTCTAAAAGAAAAATATCCCGACAAAACCTTTGCTCTGATCATGGGTGGAGATAGTCTGGAAAGTATCGAAAAATGGAAAAATGCCGAAAAACTTCTCCGTGATTATGAAATATTTGTGTACAAACGATCGGATTCGGATATTTCAAAATATAACCATTTGGAAAATATTAAAGTCGTAGAAGCACCACTCCTGGATATTTCAGCCACATTTATCAGAGATGCTTTAAAAAACAAAAAATCTATCAGATATCTCGTTCCGGATGCTGTATTCGACTATCTGCAACACTCTCAGATGTATAGAAAAGCATAA
- a CDS encoding c-type cytochrome, translated as MRNFKILLAFVAFSFFIACGGGNQKTETTSETPAASATETPAADATSYDPKRGEGKFDETNVKVDATLNATMAAAGEKAAGVKCTSCHKMTDERLVGPGWKGVTQRQTPYWIMNFITNPDPMIDKDPELQAQLELCLVRMPNQSLADEEARNILEFMRKNDGVK; from the coding sequence ATGCGAAACTTTAAAATTCTTTTGGCCTTTGTTGCATTTAGCTTTTTTATAGCTTGCGGTGGAGGCAATCAAAAAACAGAAACAACTTCTGAAACTCCTGCAGCATCTGCGACTGAAACTCCTGCAGCCGATGCCACAAGTTATGATCCCAAACGCGGAGAAGGAAAATTTGACGAAACCAACGTTAAGGTCGATGCCACATTAAATGCGACAATGGCAGCCGCAGGCGAAAAAGCAGCGGGAGTCAAATGTACATCATGCCACAAAATGACAGATGAAAGATTGGTAGGGCCAGGCTGGAAAGGAGTCACTCAAAGACAAACACCGTACTGGATTATGAACTTCATTACCAATCCTGATCCAATGATCGATAAGGATCCTGAACTTCAGGCTCAATTGGAACTTTGTCTCGTGCGTATGCCCAACCAAAGCCTTGCTGACGAAGAAGCCAGAAATATTCTGGAATTTATGCGTAAAAACGATGGTGTAAAATAA